Proteins encoded together in one Prosthecobacter debontii window:
- a CDS encoding Gfo/Idh/MocA family protein → MGLNIISRRHFLGRTASLAAGAFAGPNLLLRGQNAAGKKLNLAVIGANGKGQSDTQGVTLDHNIVALVDVDLKRLDEAAKKREKHHLDSGKEAPAAPKLYQDFRKMFDEMANEIDGVIVSTPDHTHYLAAMHAIKHGKHVCVQKPLCNYIAEVRDLHKAAKTAGITTQMGNQGRTMEGQRLAKEWIEQGAIGTLKEIRLWTNRPIWPQGPLPKKAAEKPAELDWDLWLSSEPMEPYFEFEIPEGMSAKRGNSIHPFNWRGWWQFGSGALGDMGCHIMDATFSILGQLIPERIDATSSPISELNAPVWSDLVYHMPAGKYDALKVSWNDGSKDGKPNKPEISPHMTSDLAKKAFEKASSGMMFIGTEGTVFEGEAYCGSPVIYNEERYTQVRLDMKAGKIKKTETRSVMPNNPQGEWAYHIVNGGAPSSNFDYSCPLTEFVLLGNLAVRAQQSVQWDKQNMKVSNVEEPNKYVARPAYRDGWKA, encoded by the coding sequence ATGGGTCTTAACATCATCTCACGCCGTCATTTCCTCGGCCGCACGGCTAGCCTCGCTGCCGGCGCTTTTGCAGGTCCAAATCTCCTCCTCCGCGGTCAAAACGCCGCCGGTAAGAAGCTGAATCTCGCCGTCATCGGTGCCAACGGCAAAGGCCAGTCCGATACCCAGGGCGTGACCCTGGACCACAACATCGTCGCCCTCGTGGACGTGGACCTGAAGCGCCTGGACGAAGCCGCCAAGAAGCGTGAGAAGCACCACCTGGATTCCGGTAAAGAAGCCCCTGCCGCACCGAAGCTGTATCAGGACTTCCGCAAAATGTTCGACGAGATGGCCAACGAAATCGACGGCGTCATCGTCTCCACTCCGGACCACACCCACTACCTGGCCGCCATGCACGCCATCAAGCATGGTAAGCACGTCTGCGTGCAGAAGCCTCTCTGCAACTACATCGCCGAAGTGCGTGACCTGCATAAAGCCGCCAAGACCGCCGGCATCACCACCCAGATGGGTAACCAAGGCCGCACCATGGAAGGCCAGCGCTTGGCCAAAGAGTGGATCGAGCAGGGTGCCATCGGCACCCTCAAAGAAATCCGTCTCTGGACCAACCGCCCCATCTGGCCTCAGGGCCCGCTGCCGAAGAAAGCCGCTGAAAAACCTGCGGAGCTCGACTGGGATCTCTGGCTCTCCAGCGAGCCGATGGAGCCTTACTTCGAGTTTGAAATCCCCGAAGGCATGAGCGCCAAGCGCGGCAACAGCATCCACCCCTTCAACTGGCGTGGTTGGTGGCAATTCGGCTCCGGCGCCCTCGGCGACATGGGCTGCCACATCATGGACGCCACCTTCAGCATCCTCGGTCAGCTCATCCCTGAGCGCATCGACGCCACCAGCAGCCCCATCTCGGAACTGAACGCCCCCGTCTGGTCCGACCTCGTCTATCACATGCCTGCCGGCAAATACGACGCCCTCAAGGTCTCCTGGAACGACGGCTCCAAAGATGGCAAGCCGAACAAGCCCGAGATCTCCCCGCACATGACCAGCGATCTGGCCAAGAAGGCTTTCGAAAAAGCCAGCAGCGGCATGATGTTCATCGGCACCGAAGGCACCGTCTTCGAAGGCGAAGCCTATTGCGGCAGCCCCGTCATCTACAATGAAGAGCGCTACACCCAGGTGCGCCTCGACATGAAGGCCGGTAAGATCAAGAAGACGGAAACCCGCAGTGTGATGCCTAACAACCCGCAGGGTGAGTGGGCCTATCACATCGTCAACGGTGGTGCCCCAAGCTCCAACTTCGACTACAGCTGCCCGCTGACCGAGTTCGTGCTTCTCGGCAACCTCGCCGTCCGCGCCCAGCAGAGCGTGCAGTGGGACAAGCAGAACATGAAGGTAAGCAACGTGGAAGAGCCGAACAAATACGTCGCTCGCCCCGCCTACCGCGACGGCTGGAAAGCCTAA
- a CDS encoding tetratricopeptide repeat protein, whose protein sequence is MKKMRLAPLAALGLALVFSASALAQSDDAAEQFFRGYVMKKDAEKMETDGNMSGALQVYQQMAQIFDTVAESHPEWQPGMLANRRGLTQQAITRVKASLNQPAAAPAAAAPAAVAAAPAPAPAPAPAPAPAPEAASTLPGLAPTAAAPVPGVLAGSAGTIPSLGDVITQWEQSYRQRMLALETQNNQMQMDLTKWQQWYQWASSEITTARSDKDALAQKSAALEKSLETLKQEVASGKATNGQYETAMKEKLAIEVEYRKATQRLTAAEQAAKEASQKLADASLRIAGLEKERNDLLAERDTAVKQRDEAVTARDGLQKERDTLSAQNLGMQTEIEALKRRSPASDDVKKILAENDRLKKDLDVAQKQVASLQADVNRKDQEIVQLRGQLTTLQTEMASLRQQSASYQTQVADLTLQLKTLQEGKSGEMTPELVKENELLREIVMRQLRSQYRQQQAKDLVLAELQKMEGVSKKLLEQVEDLKESRMMLTPDEEKLFSDPSVREMLGSGSIQGTLIARVSNPVEKTVATNPVEDLLNKANEAFSAQKFAEAAALFEDALRADPKNSTALVGLGYSRQRENKLSEAEAALKKCLTFDPSNELAAFHLGVTHFKQQRWSDATAAFEKALEKNAKNARARHYLGIISTKLNLLDRAEREFKTALAIDPNYGDAHFNLAVLYATWDPPQWDKAKTEYDFALKKGVPPDEALEKLLKGSAAKSVSAR, encoded by the coding sequence ATGAAGAAAATGCGCCTTGCCCCCCTGGCCGCCCTTGGTCTCGCTCTCGTTTTTTCCGCCTCAGCTCTGGCTCAGTCGGACGATGCGGCTGAGCAGTTCTTTCGCGGTTACGTGATGAAAAAGGACGCGGAAAAGATGGAGACGGACGGCAATATGTCCGGCGCTCTCCAGGTGTATCAGCAGATGGCGCAGATCTTTGACACCGTGGCGGAAAGCCATCCCGAGTGGCAGCCAGGCATGCTCGCCAATCGGCGGGGTTTGACCCAGCAGGCCATCACCCGTGTGAAGGCGAGCCTGAATCAACCGGCGGCAGCTCCCGCAGCAGCGGCCCCGGCGGCCGTGGCCGCTGCACCTGCCCCCGCTCCCGCACCGGCACCGGCACCGGCACCGGCACCAGAGGCTGCATCCACTCTACCGGGTCTGGCCCCCACCGCGGCGGCTCCCGTTCCTGGAGTGCTGGCTGGCTCTGCGGGCACCATTCCGAGCCTGGGAGATGTGATCACCCAGTGGGAGCAGTCCTACCGCCAGCGCATGCTGGCCCTGGAGACGCAGAACAATCAGATGCAGATGGATCTGACCAAGTGGCAGCAGTGGTATCAGTGGGCCTCCAGTGAGATCACCACGGCCCGGTCCGATAAAGATGCGCTGGCACAGAAGTCCGCCGCGCTGGAAAAATCTCTGGAGACGCTGAAGCAAGAGGTGGCCTCCGGTAAAGCCACCAACGGTCAGTATGAAACGGCCATGAAGGAAAAGCTGGCCATCGAGGTGGAATACCGCAAGGCCACGCAGCGGCTGACGGCGGCGGAGCAGGCGGCCAAGGAAGCCTCGCAAAAACTGGCGGATGCCTCCCTGCGGATCGCCGGTCTGGAAAAAGAGCGCAACGATCTGCTGGCGGAGCGTGACACTGCGGTGAAGCAGCGGGATGAAGCCGTGACGGCCCGGGATGGCCTGCAGAAAGAGCGGGATACCCTGAGCGCTCAGAATCTGGGCATGCAGACTGAGATCGAGGCGCTCAAGCGTCGGTCTCCGGCCAGCGATGACGTGAAGAAGATCCTCGCGGAGAATGACCGCCTGAAAAAGGATCTCGATGTGGCTCAAAAGCAGGTGGCCTCCCTGCAAGCGGATGTGAACCGGAAGGATCAGGAAATCGTGCAACTGCGCGGTCAGCTCACCACTCTCCAGACGGAGATGGCCTCCCTGCGCCAGCAGAGCGCCTCCTATCAGACGCAAGTGGCAGACCTGACCCTGCAACTGAAGACCCTCCAGGAAGGCAAGTCAGGGGAAATGACGCCGGAATTGGTCAAAGAAAACGAGCTGCTCCGCGAGATCGTCATGCGCCAACTGCGCAGCCAGTATCGCCAGCAGCAGGCGAAGGATCTCGTCCTGGCTGAGCTGCAGAAGATGGAGGGCGTGTCCAAAAAACTGCTCGAGCAGGTGGAAGATCTCAAGGAAAGCCGCATGATGCTGACCCCGGATGAGGAGAAGCTGTTCTCCGATCCCTCCGTCCGGGAAATGCTCGGCTCAGGCAGCATCCAGGGCACCCTCATCGCGCGGGTTTCCAATCCCGTGGAGAAAACCGTGGCCACCAATCCGGTGGAAGACCTGCTGAACAAGGCCAACGAAGCTTTCAGCGCCCAGAAATTTGCCGAAGCTGCCGCGCTCTTCGAAGATGCTCTGCGTGCCGACCCGAAAAATTCAACGGCGCTCGTGGGCTTGGGCTATTCCCGCCAGCGTGAAAACAAGCTCAGTGAGGCCGAGGCCGCGCTGAAGAAGTGCCTGACCTTCGATCCCTCCAACGAACTGGCGGCCTTCCACCTCGGCGTGACTCATTTCAAACAGCAGCGCTGGAGCGATGCCACGGCGGCCTTTGAAAAGGCGCTGGAAAAGAATGCCAAGAATGCTCGCGCCCGTCATTACCTGGGCATCATTTCCACCAAGCTGAACCTGCTGGATCGTGCCGAGCGTGAGTTCAAGACCGCCTTGGCCATCGATCCCAACTACGGGGATGCCCACTTCAATCTCGCCGTGCTCTACGCCACCTGGGACCCGCCACAGTGGGATAAGGCCAAGACCGAGTATGACTTTGCCCTGAAAAAGGGCGTGCCTCCCGATGAGGCTCTGGAAAAACTGCTGAAAGGCAGCGCAGCCAAGTCCGTGTCGGCCCGCTGA
- a CDS encoding DUF1003 domain-containing protein produces MTHHCAVTGQPFPSSKLRPLASLTPQVAEIIRTQHPGLKESDLVSNEVVNEARLEHVRVLMQSQLGDLSHLDEEVLDSLHRHELLSERPLDEQEEDQQQTLGQLLADKLAEFGGSWTFILFFAGVILVWILVNVTVLVNRAFDPYPFILLNLVLSCLASLQAPVIMMSQNRQEARDRKRAENDYKINLKAELEIRHLHDKIDFLLHQQTTRLMEVQQIQVELLREMATGRSETRHPKA; encoded by the coding sequence ATGACTCATCACTGTGCGGTCACTGGTCAACCCTTTCCCTCCAGCAAGCTGCGCCCGCTGGCCTCGCTCACCCCGCAGGTGGCGGAGATCATCCGCACGCAGCATCCTGGTCTGAAAGAGAGTGATCTCGTCAGTAACGAGGTGGTCAATGAAGCGCGCCTGGAGCATGTGCGCGTTTTGATGCAAAGTCAGTTAGGCGACCTCTCGCATTTGGATGAAGAGGTGCTGGACAGTCTGCACCGCCATGAGCTGCTGAGTGAGCGCCCGCTGGATGAGCAGGAGGAGGATCAGCAGCAGACGCTGGGGCAACTCCTGGCAGATAAGCTGGCCGAGTTTGGCGGGAGCTGGACCTTCATTCTGTTTTTCGCCGGGGTCATTCTGGTCTGGATTCTTGTGAATGTGACCGTCTTGGTGAACCGGGCCTTCGATCCCTATCCCTTCATCCTGCTGAATCTCGTGCTGTCCTGCCTCGCCTCCCTCCAGGCACCCGTGATCATGATGAGCCAGAACCGCCAGGAGGCGCGTGACCGCAAGCGCGCGGAGAATGATTACAAGATCAATCTCAAGGCGGAACTGGAGATCCGGCACCTGCATGACAAGATTGATTTCCTCCTGCACCAGCAGACGACTCGGCTGATGGAGGTGCAGCAGATCCAGGTGGAGCTCCTGCGTGAGATGGCCACAGGCCGGTCCGAGACCCGCCATCCGAAAGCTTGA
- a CDS encoding phosphatidylglycerol lysyltransferase domain-containing protein has protein sequence MSAPFSRILRRVGVGLMLVGAVCAQEDEGEGPVPRMQVALSQGLTKVRVYEPDEEKPQAIVIFGSGDGGWSPWEDAVAHWLRESAVMVVGLDLRNYAAKDYDQKTLVHDMATLATEAERRCESSEIPVIYGGWSMGAVQAVAAAGSVERSPQLRGLLLFSADSRGRYGLREKDELGITPEGPGTFGLAEFSAFMKDLRVAQFHGGADFMASTAWIQSLKSPKALYVMPGGNHGFNGPDDAFQAWVTRGLAWVLGDDSAAVAPAQEELPWGLSPLWPAAALSVVLTFIFLLSRRHSLRILVWSISIMGATGLVEALILKPSTVLDWMEQWLPLGVQDNSRLLLLFSGIGLITLARGLRRHKRIAWLLALILLSVSVVIHLTRAFDWHHALAAGLLLVPLIRWRSEFTARSDAPSLRLAFLGLPLLAVGLFVYSVFGLRQFSERGEFGEALTWADCFSGAGSALVWQKSDLDMDGSRKVRLFLSHVRGGSLLAALFVLGLTLRPVLASRLPEASVEDRDLVRRMIEADGRDPMDSFALLEDKRYFFNEDRTACIAYALWRKYAVALADPLGPERDRAGMITAFAKFCGRQDWEPIFYCAHVSNRPLYEEAGFVTVKVGEDARLDVADFKLEGGKFQNLRTARNKARKNGLTYEWYHAEPHPDHGLEAQLQLLSNHWLDQKHGGEMTFDLGSFSLLGIRTHGASIVRNPEGRMEAFATWLPYAQGKGRCLDLMRAREDVRDVMDFLIVEAIDHFKTQSVEQVSLGNAPLANVAAAQDPAELTREEKAVQFLFENFDRFYGYKSLFNFKKKYQPDWQGRYLAYQPRTSLAMVGLAVAGVHLPRGFRGLIRS, from the coding sequence ATGTCGGCACCTTTTTCGCGGATACTGCGGCGGGTCGGGGTAGGTTTGATGCTGGTGGGCGCGGTGTGCGCTCAGGAGGATGAAGGGGAGGGGCCGGTGCCGCGAATGCAGGTGGCGCTGTCTCAGGGCCTGACCAAGGTGCGCGTCTATGAGCCGGATGAGGAGAAGCCGCAGGCGATTGTGATCTTCGGATCGGGGGATGGCGGCTGGTCCCCTTGGGAAGATGCTGTGGCGCACTGGCTGCGGGAGAGCGCGGTCATGGTGGTGGGGCTGGATCTGCGGAACTACGCTGCCAAGGACTATGATCAGAAGACCTTGGTGCATGACATGGCCACTCTCGCCACGGAGGCGGAGCGGCGCTGCGAGAGCAGCGAGATCCCCGTTATCTATGGCGGATGGAGCATGGGCGCGGTGCAGGCGGTGGCTGCCGCTGGCAGTGTTGAGCGGTCCCCACAACTCCGGGGGCTGCTCCTGTTCAGCGCGGATAGCAGAGGGCGCTATGGGCTGCGGGAGAAGGATGAGCTGGGCATCACGCCCGAGGGGCCGGGCACCTTTGGGCTGGCGGAGTTCAGCGCTTTTATGAAGGACCTGCGCGTGGCGCAGTTCCATGGTGGGGCGGATTTCATGGCTTCGACGGCCTGGATTCAAAGTCTGAAATCCCCCAAAGCTCTGTATGTAATGCCGGGTGGCAATCATGGTTTCAACGGACCTGACGATGCCTTTCAGGCCTGGGTGACACGCGGGCTGGCCTGGGTGCTCGGGGATGACAGCGCTGCGGTGGCCCCGGCTCAGGAGGAACTGCCCTGGGGCCTTTCACCGCTGTGGCCGGCGGCGGCTTTGTCGGTGGTGCTGACGTTTATCTTTTTGTTATCCCGGCGGCATTCCTTGCGCATTCTGGTCTGGTCCATTTCCATCATGGGTGCCACGGGGCTGGTCGAGGCGCTGATTCTGAAACCCTCCACGGTGTTGGATTGGATGGAGCAGTGGTTGCCGCTGGGTGTGCAGGATAACAGTCGCCTGCTGCTGCTCTTTTCAGGCATCGGGCTCATCACTCTGGCGCGGGGGCTGCGGCGGCATAAACGGATCGCGTGGTTGCTTGCCCTGATCCTGCTGAGTGTCTCGGTGGTGATCCATCTGACCCGCGCCTTTGATTGGCATCATGCGCTGGCCGCCGGGCTGTTGCTGGTGCCCTTGATCCGCTGGCGCTCGGAGTTCACGGCGAGGTCGGATGCGCCTTCACTGCGTCTAGCCTTTTTGGGGCTGCCGCTGCTCGCTGTCGGGCTGTTCGTTTACAGCGTCTTCGGCTTGCGCCAGTTCAGTGAGCGCGGCGAGTTCGGGGAGGCTTTGACGTGGGCGGATTGCTTCAGCGGTGCCGGGTCGGCCCTGGTGTGGCAGAAGAGTGATCTGGATATGGATGGCAGCCGGAAGGTGCGGCTGTTCTTATCTCATGTGCGGGGCGGCAGTCTGCTGGCCGCCTTGTTCGTGCTGGGGCTGACTTTGCGCCCCGTGCTGGCCTCGCGCTTGCCGGAGGCCTCGGTGGAGGATCGGGATCTCGTGCGCCGGATGATCGAGGCCGACGGGCGTGATCCGATGGATAGCTTCGCGCTCCTGGAGGATAAACGTTACTTCTTCAATGAGGATCGCACGGCCTGCATCGCCTACGCACTCTGGCGGAAATACGCCGTGGCTTTGGCCGATCCCCTGGGGCCGGAGAGGGATCGAGCCGGGATGATCACAGCCTTTGCCAAGTTTTGCGGGCGGCAGGATTGGGAGCCGATCTTTTACTGTGCTCATGTGAGCAACCGCCCGCTCTATGAGGAGGCCGGTTTTGTGACGGTGAAGGTGGGGGAAGATGCGCGGCTGGATGTGGCGGATTTTAAGCTGGAGGGCGGTAAGTTTCAAAACCTCCGCACGGCCCGCAATAAAGCCCGGAAGAATGGCCTCACCTATGAGTGGTATCATGCCGAGCCGCACCCGGATCATGGCCTGGAGGCGCAGCTTCAGCTTTTGTCGAATCATTGGTTAGATCAAAAGCACGGCGGTGAGATGACCTTCGATCTGGGGAGCTTCAGCCTGCTAGGCATACGCACCCACGGGGCCTCCATCGTGCGCAATCCTGAAGGCCGCATGGAAGCCTTCGCCACCTGGCTGCCCTATGCGCAGGGTAAGGGGCGCTGCCTGGATCTGATGCGGGCCCGTGAGGATGTGCGGGACGTCATGGACTTCCTCATCGTGGAGGCGATCGACCACTTCAAAACTCAGTCGGTGGAGCAGGTGAGTCTCGGCAATGCCCCGCTCGCCAATGTGGCTGCCGCCCAAGATCCTGCGGAACTGACTCGCGAGGAAAAAGCGGTGCAGTTCCTGTTTGAAAACTTCGATCGTTTCTATGGCTACAAGAGCCTGTTTAACTTCAAGAAGAAGTATCAGCCCGATTGGCAGGGACGTTATTTAGCCTATCAACCGCGCACATCCTTGGCCATGGTCGGGCTCGCCGTGGCCGGGGTGCATTTGCCGCGAGGCTTTCGGGGTCTGATTCGCTCATAA
- a CDS encoding A/G-specific adenine glycosylase, which produces MVSAASLSADFVTWFHQVGRDYPWRRTRDPYAILVSEIMLQQTQISTVLDRGYYARWLERYPDFATLARAPESEVLKTWEGLGYYRRARNLQKLAQVIQSEHGGVFPTEPAAIRALPGIGPYTAGAIASFAFGLAEPIVDGNVARVLSRLDNDATPVDSAVGSKRLWERATELVQATEDPRALNSALMELGQTVCKPRQPLCAECPVKKHCRATEPESLPVKGNRTEITEVTERVVFVQTGQGILLEQETGSRRTGLWKLPALPATGEAALPPVLMKTSYGITRYKVTLWVHEAPLESLAWPESHQFIPLAALAKTAMPSPYRKALDKLLQHAAFRLEG; this is translated from the coding sequence ATGGTGTCTGCCGCTTCTCTCTCTGCTGATTTCGTTACTTGGTTTCATCAGGTCGGTCGCGACTATCCCTGGCGGAGAACCCGTGATCCGTATGCGATCTTGGTCTCCGAGATCATGCTCCAGCAGACGCAGATCAGCACGGTCCTGGATCGCGGTTATTATGCCCGTTGGCTGGAGCGTTATCCGGATTTCGCAACCCTGGCCCGAGCTCCTGAAAGTGAGGTGCTGAAGACCTGGGAAGGGCTGGGTTACTACCGCCGGGCGCGGAACCTGCAAAAGCTGGCTCAGGTGATCCAGAGTGAGCATGGAGGGGTGTTTCCCACCGAGCCCGCCGCCATTCGGGCTCTCCCCGGCATCGGTCCCTACACCGCGGGGGCCATCGCCAGCTTTGCCTTTGGCCTCGCCGAGCCCATCGTGGATGGCAATGTGGCCCGGGTGCTGTCTCGACTGGATAATGACGCCACCCCCGTGGACTCCGCCGTCGGCAGCAAACGCCTGTGGGAGCGCGCGACGGAACTGGTGCAGGCGACCGAGGATCCGCGCGCGCTGAACTCCGCCCTCATGGAGCTGGGCCAGACCGTGTGTAAACCCCGGCAGCCGCTGTGTGCTGAATGTCCGGTGAAAAAACACTGCCGCGCGACCGAGCCCGAGTCTCTACCGGTGAAAGGCAATCGCACTGAGATCACCGAGGTGACGGAGCGGGTCGTGTTTGTGCAGACGGGGCAGGGGATCCTCCTGGAGCAGGAGACCGGCTCACGCCGAACCGGCCTGTGGAAGCTCCCGGCCCTGCCCGCGACGGGCGAGGCGGCCTTGCCTCCGGTGCTGATGAAGACCTCCTATGGCATCACGCGCTACAAGGTCACGCTCTGGGTGCATGAGGCCCCACTGGAGAGCCTCGCATGGCCGGAGTCCCATCAATTTATCCCCCTGGCCGCCCTGGCTAAAACCGCCATGCCCAGCCCCTACCGCAAGGCTTTGGACAAGCTGCTGCAGCATGCCGCTTTCCGCCTGGAGGGTTAG
- the metX gene encoding homoserine O-acetyltransferase MetX: protein MSKGPGKTTTQFFQLGSEAEPFVFASGESLPGITLAYEMYGKLNAKKSNAILLFHALSGSQHAAGRTEEVDGVGERWTEDVKAGWWDMFVGPGKALDTNRYCVICANYLGGCYGSSGPASINPATGKPYGSSFPAVLSIDVVKSQIALLDHLGIEQLHAVIGTSIGGLLALNLATVFPERVRIVMPVATGLRTTVLSRLTLFEQVMAIENDPHFNGGDYYEGEAPEYGLALARMISHKTFVHLDAIEKRASSTVSQANGHLSWYQVGHNVESYMLYQGKKFVKRFDANSYLRIINMWLRYDPLRDAGVENYEQLFARSTAAGHHYLVFSIDSDFCFYPEEQAEMVLALEKAKTSSMHITVHSGKGHDSFLLEPELYTPHLVYTLEGRWKKGSLDGETTVLEVE, encoded by the coding sequence ATGTCAAAAGGCCCGGGGAAAACCACCACCCAGTTCTTTCAGCTCGGTTCCGAAGCTGAACCGTTCGTCTTTGCCAGCGGTGAATCGCTCCCTGGCATCACCCTGGCCTATGAAATGTATGGCAAGCTGAACGCCAAAAAGAGCAATGCCATCCTGCTTTTCCACGCCCTCTCAGGCAGCCAACACGCCGCAGGCCGCACCGAAGAGGTGGACGGCGTGGGCGAACGCTGGACGGAGGATGTGAAGGCCGGCTGGTGGGATATGTTTGTCGGCCCCGGCAAGGCGCTGGATACCAATCGCTACTGCGTCATCTGTGCCAATTACCTGGGCGGCTGCTACGGCAGTAGTGGACCGGCCTCCATCAATCCGGCCACGGGAAAACCCTATGGCAGCAGCTTCCCCGCCGTCCTGTCGATCGACGTGGTGAAGAGCCAAATCGCGCTCCTGGATCATCTCGGCATCGAGCAACTGCATGCGGTCATCGGCACCAGCATCGGTGGTTTGCTCGCCCTGAATCTAGCCACGGTGTTTCCCGAGCGTGTGCGCATCGTCATGCCGGTGGCCACGGGATTGCGCACCACGGTGCTGTCGCGCTTGACCCTGTTTGAGCAGGTCATGGCCATCGAGAACGACCCGCATTTCAATGGCGGTGATTATTACGAGGGTGAGGCCCCCGAATACGGCCTGGCCCTGGCGCGCATGATTTCGCACAAGACCTTCGTGCACCTGGATGCCATTGAAAAACGCGCCAGCTCCACCGTCAGCCAGGCCAATGGTCACCTCTCCTGGTATCAGGTGGGGCACAATGTGGAGAGCTACATGCTTTATCAGGGCAAGAAGTTCGTGAAGCGCTTCGATGCCAACAGCTACCTCCGCATCATCAACATGTGGCTGCGCTACGATCCGCTGCGCGATGCGGGCGTGGAGAACTACGAGCAGCTCTTTGCCCGCAGCACCGCCGCCGGGCATCATTACCTCGTCTTCAGCATCGACTCGGACTTCTGCTTCTACCCCGAAGAGCAGGCTGAGATGGTCCTGGCCCTGGAGAAGGCCAAGACCTCCTCCATGCACATCACCGTGCACTCTGGCAAGGGCCATGACTCCTTCCTGCTGGAACCCGAACTCTACACCCCCCACCTTGTTTATACCCTGGAAGGCCGCTGGAAAAAAGGCAGCCTGGATGGAGAGACGACGGTGCTGGAGGTGGAGTGA
- a CDS encoding type II toxin-antitoxin system HigB family toxin, with protein MKLVGRDILDNFAKRHASSLKPLRSWVKIVEAAEWKSFQDIRNHFRSADVLSRNRVIFDIKGNDYRLVTVVAYRQGVMQVLWIGTHAEYDKKKWD; from the coding sequence ATGAAACTGGTTGGCCGCGACATTCTGGACAATTTCGCTAAACGGCACGCGAGTTCACTCAAGCCTCTCAGGTCATGGGTGAAAATTGTCGAGGCTGCCGAATGGAAATCATTTCAAGACATTCGAAATCACTTTCGCTCGGCTGATGTGTTGAGCCGTAATCGCGTCATCTTTGATATCAAAGGCAACGATTATCGTCTCGTCACCGTGGTCGCTTACAGACAGGGCGTGATGCAGGTTCTATGGATCGGCACCCACGCGGAATACGACAAGAAAAAATGGGACTGA
- a CDS encoding helix-turn-helix domain-containing protein, translated as MMNIFPIHTRADHQKAMKRVSELMQLDPSPSSSESDELEVLAELIEAYEKKHHDLGSPTPAELIAFVMEQRGLTKGEMASYLGSPSRVSEVLNGKRALTLPMIRNLHVQLGLPLEPLVMGTASNPSSRPAKPRRSVVLRQKKATAMSKKRRVQSKAL; from the coding sequence ATGATGAACATCTTTCCTATCCATACCCGAGCCGATCACCAGAAAGCCATGAAACGGGTTTCTGAACTGATGCAATTGGACCCATCCCCTTCTTCTTCTGAGTCGGATGAACTGGAAGTCTTGGCAGAGCTCATTGAAGCTTATGAAAAGAAACATCACGATCTCGGTTCTCCGACACCGGCGGAACTGATTGCATTCGTCATGGAACAACGGGGTCTGACGAAGGGAGAAATGGCGAGCTATCTCGGGTCTCCCAGCCGTGTCTCGGAGGTCTTGAATGGCAAGCGTGCGCTCACACTTCCCATGATTCGCAATCTTCATGTCCAACTGGGTTTGCCCCTTGAACCGTTGGTGATGGGAACGGCTTCCAATCCAAGCTCGCGACCAGCGAAGCCGAGGCGCTCCGTTGTCTTGCGACAGAAAAAAGCGACTGCGATGTCCAAGAAGCGCCGGGTTCAGAGCAAAGCGCTGTGA
- the tnpA gene encoding IS200/IS605 family transposase: MPSTHLSLHYHLVFSTKNREPWLSPTDRDRVHEYIGGTLRGLNGIAHAVGGTGDHVHVFAGLRATHCLADVMREIKSESSAWIHRELRMAGFAWQDGYGGFTVSASKLETVRQYVLNQEEHHRVKTFQEEYVAMLKRGLVAYNEAYLW; encoded by the coding sequence ATGCCATCCACGCATCTATCTCTGCATTACCATCTGGTTTTCAGCACAAAGAATCGCGAGCCCTGGCTTTCCCCTACGGATCGAGATCGCGTGCATGAATACATCGGAGGCACCTTGCGGGGCCTGAACGGCATCGCCCACGCAGTCGGCGGCACAGGGGATCATGTGCATGTGTTTGCCGGATTGCGTGCTACCCATTGCCTGGCGGATGTGATGCGTGAGATCAAGAGCGAATCCTCCGCCTGGATTCACCGTGAGCTGCGGATGGCGGGCTTTGCCTGGCAGGATGGTTACGGCGGCTTTACCGTCAGCGCGTCCAAGCTGGAGACCGTGCGTCAGTATGTATTAAACCAGGAGGAGCATCATCGGGTGAAGACCTTCCAGGAAGAATATGTGGCGATGCTGAAACGCGGTCTGGTGGCGTATAACGAGGCTTATTTGTGGTGA